The following DNA comes from Candidatus Nitrosotalea okcheonensis.
TCTGGAACTCTTTTCTGCAGGGTCTCCACCAAACTTTTCCTTGAGGAATTTTGTTAGTTTGTCTACCTCCTCCTTTTCTATCATGTTGTGATAAAATACAATGCCTTTGATTAAATCGTAATCCCATGGAGTTCCATTTCTATACGAATATACTCCAAAGACTGCGCCCTTGTCATCTTTTGGACATTTTATTTCCCAGATCAATACTTTTTTCGGGTCATACTCTGCATTTCGAACGTCTTCTACGGTAAGTTTCCAGTATCTCAAGCGACTCATGTTCTAGTCAATCGATAAATATTCACGGTTAATGAGCCTTACTAGACGCAAACTATGGTGTAGCAGGTGGTTAGCGTTATTACAAGTTGATATTTTTGATGGCCTTTATTCCAATCTGTTTGGATCAGAATCCATCCGAATCAAAACTAGGCTCTTTTTTATATCGTGATATGATCTGAAATGATGATCTGCAATGGATAGAACATTTGACTTTCATGGTACACTTGTGACAATCAAGTCTATGACTTGTGAGACCGGCGGTATCTATACAATACTTTATGCAGTTCATCCTCCAAATACGGGACCTGCACTACATGTGCATCCTAGAGGCAGTGAGTGTTTCTACATTGTCAAAGGTGGATACAAGTTTATACTTGGAAACAAGTTGATTGATGTTACACCTGGTGATCTGGTTGTTGTGCCAACAAACACTCCTCATAAATTCACTGTAGGAAATGATGGTGGAGAAGTACTGATAATCAGCTCTCCTGATTTGGAAAATTATTTTTCTCAAGTAAGCAGTCTGCTGCGAACAGGTACTGTTACATGTGAAATGGAATCCCAAATAGCACAGAAGTATGGACAAGTTTTCCTAGAAAGTACAAATCACTGGAAGTAGATTTTACATTGAGTGAAAAATTCAAACAAATTAGAGCTATATACATACTAGCAATAATACTGACACTGTCTGGTTTTACGCACCTTTGGAACACTGTGGGATTTCCAGATATTTTCTATGATGAGGGAGTATACATGGAAAGGGCAATGCATGTGCTAAATGGTCTTGGCCCACAAGACCGGTATTTTTATGATCATCCTTATTTTGGCCAAATTTTTCTTGCTGCTCTTTTTGGCCTAGTAGGATTTCCAAATTCATTACATCCTTCAACCGACCCGCATTTCATTGCATCACTTTATTTTGTACCCCGACTTGTCATGGGGTTGCTAGCAGTTCTGGATACTTTTCTTGTTTACCAAATTGCCGATACAAAATATGGGAAAAAAATAGCGCTAGCTTCCTCTCTCTTGTTTGCAGTGATGCCGTTTACTTGGATACTGAGAAGAATACTTTTGGATTCTATATTGCTGCCGTTCCTGCTGACATCTATACTGTTTGCACTCAAAACCAAAGATTCTAAAAACAAGTACATGTTGGCATCTCTTTCAGGAATTTGTCTTGGCATTGCAATATTCACAAAGATTCCAGTCTTTACAATGATTCCATTGATTGCAGGTCTTGTATATTTCAATACTGGGAGGAACATCAAGACTCTTGTGTTTCTATTGATTCCAATATTTTTGATACCTCTCATATGGCCACTTCAGGCAATAGGTACACAACAGTTTGATGTGTGGATGAGAGATGTCATAGGGCAGACACAAAGGCAAAGTTTTGGATTGCCATACATCTCACTAGTTTTTTTCAAGCTTGATCCAGTTCTATTTGTTCTCGGAATAGCTGGAACTGTATTTACAATTATACGGAGAAACTTTTTTATCTTGTTTTGGTTTATCCCATTTGTAATATTCCTGCTCATGATTGGTTACAATCAGTATTTTTACTGGATTCCAATACTTCCAGTATTTTGCATATCTGCATCAATACTAACCATGAATGTCTTGGAACGTCTCAGTAAGAGAAATCAAAACAAAGTCTTATCTCCTGTTGTATTTTTAGGGCTTGTTATGTTTGGATTGGCAAGTACCATTCTAGTTATCAGTGTAAACGTGACAAACTCTGAATTCCAGACCACATCATTTATTCTACAAAATGTACATGATACTGATACTACAGTACTTGCAAGTCCCACATATGCATGGATTTTACATTATGTATTTCATAGAGAAAACATACCCAACGATTATTCGTTTGTATTATTCAATCATCTCCAGACCAGGAAAATACTTCTTGTGGCTGATCCTCATTTTTTTATAGATCTCGGAAGGGGAAAACAATTGCAACAACTCTATAATGATTCTAAAACAATAGCTACATTTGATGAGGATCTATCAAAATATGACATGTCCACATATCCCTATTCTAACATAAAGATGAATGTTGATGGAGAGAACATCCAAGTCAAAATGAAATGAATCTAAAATTGCCCCTATGAAGCCAAATGTGTTTTCAAATATTTGTATTCCATCTATTGTTGCAGTGCGACTGAATACGTTTAACACCTCAAATCCTGATATCTGCTATTGTTCAAACTAGAAGAAAACATACGTCAGTCTTTTAAACAAGTGTGAGACCGTACACTTCAAGAGATGAATTCTGTGCATATTACGGCGATTCTGAAATCTAATGTTACAGGTAACATTGTTCATGAACAATGTATAACAATTCTTTATTTGAAGAATATTGGAGATCATGCGAGATGGATCTAAAGATTTTACTCTTCGTCTCCATCGTTGCGGTGATGGTTTTTCCTCAATATGCTTTTTCCGCCGAACCTGACTCGAACAGTTCTGATACTATAATATCTAATTCTACAATATCTAATTCTACCAATTCCACCATTGTGCCCAAACCAAATATTGTAATTGATTCTACATCAAGTAAAGTTATATCAAATCCTAGCACCTCAAGTCAAGGTTCCCCCATATCGTTAACTGTGAAAGTCATGGACACATCAAACTTGCCAACTACTCCTACAGGTTCTGTAACCTGGAGTGACGGCAACCTTGGCGGTACATTTAGTCCATCTTCGTGTACCATCTCATCCGGCAATTGTACCGTCTCATATGCGCCTCCGGCAAATCATGCTGGTACGATAACAGTAACCTCGAATTATGGCGGGGATACAACGCATTCTGCCAGCACTGGCACATTTGCCTTGACTGTGACGACAATTCATAGTGTCACCACTACCATAACCTCTACCACCAGCTCAAATTCTAAAGTACAATTTACCGCAACGCTTGTTGATACGTCCAACCCTCAAATTGCCCCTACAGGTTCTGTAACCTGGAGTGACGGCAACCTTGGCGGTACATTCAGCCAATCATCATGTATTCTTTCATCCGGCAGTTGTACCGTATCATATACTCCTATTGCAAATTATGGAAGCAACATACTGATAACCACTAGTTATGAAAGTGATGGAACGTTTTCCACCAGCACTGGAACATTCACTCTGATGGTACACCCTCTGCCCAGTACTACTCTTACAGTAACACCAAGTACTGCTACTGTGAACCGCGGATCTCAGGTACGGTTTACTGCTACAGTAGTGGATGTTTCTAAATTGACAACAGTTCAAACTGGCTCTGTAACCTGGAGTGACGGCAACCTTGGCGGTACATTTAGTCCATCTTCGTGTACCCTTTCATCCGGCAGTTGTACAGTATCATATACTCCTACAACTACATCAAACCTAGTAACAGTTACCGGTAGATATGCTACAAATAATGAATATTCTGGCAGTGCTGGTACCTCTATTCTAACAATAACTTCTCTAGCTGATACTACAACAAAAGTCACACCAAGCACTGCTACTATAAATCAAGGATCTCAGATACAGTTTACGGCAATTGTGACTGGTGCATCTAGATCACAAATTGTCCCTACAGGTTCTGTAACCTGGAGTGACGGCAACCTTGGCGGTACATTTAGTCCATCTTCGTGTACCCTCTCATCCGGCAGTTGTACCGTATCATATACAGCACCACTCAATTATGGCGGTACGATAACAATCGCTACTAATTATAATGGAGATGTCGCACACTCTGGCAGCACTGGCACATCTACTTTGGCGCTAGATGTACTGCATAATACCATAACCACTGTTACACCTAATACTGCTACCGTGGCACAGGGATCGAAGGTACAATTTACTGCAACACTTGCAGATGTTTCCATCTCATCAATTGTAACTGGGAACGTGTCATGGAGTGATGGCAACGCAGGGGGTTCATTTGACACTGCCTCATGCACGCTTTCATCTAATGCATGCACTGTATTTTATACACCATCTGCGTCTTCTACAAATGCAGTTACAATCACTGCTACGTATGCAGGAGATAGTGCACACTCTGGTAGTTTTGGTACCGCACAATCTACGATAATCATACTTCCACATTCACTCTTGTTGAGCACTGATCAGTCATACTATGCATACGGTGATGTAGTCACACTCTCTGTAAATCTTCCAGGCCAAAGCTTACAAAGTATTGCAGTTGGGGTGTCAAATCCAAGTGGTGACAATATTATATCCAGGACTATAACTACTGATGAAAACGGTACTGGCTCTTTACAATTCAAGATACCGAATACATATCAAACTGGCGTCTATCGAGATATTGTGAATACAAATGTTGATGGTAGAAACTATACTAATTCAACCGAGTTTAACGTAATAAAATCACGCGGCGTTTCTATTGACTCGGTACAAATCACAAATCAACAAGGAAATCCAGTTTCAGTTCTGCCACAGGGCCAAAATGGATTTGTCAAAGTTTCACTCTCATCGGGAGAAAAAATGCCGGCCCTCTTGACACTCAATCTATTTGATGCAAACCAAAGTAGTCTTGGTACCACATCTATCAAGTCCATCTTAAACCCGGGAACATCTCAAATGACTCTGTCGTTTTTCATACCCTCGAATGTACAGGTGGGAGTAGCAAATGTCTTCACTGATGTGTATTCGGACTGGCCAACTAATGGTGGAACGCCGCTCACTGCAGAGTCTTGTCTTGCAGCAGACCTTCAGGATGTGTCAACACTTCCTGCCTCATACGTTTCATTCGTACCGCATGCATGCACAACTTCTGCCAGCAAGGTGCCTGGAGCTGGAAACGTATTATCCACTGCAATGACAAATAACCAAGCTGAAATTACACTTGGAGTCGTGATTCAAAATGACTCTATGACATTTATGAGTCCTACACAGGCTCATCTTCTTGCACTCGCGTATCAAAATAACACTGGCCAAAATATGATCCACAATTCCATAGGAACAGTAAATGTGAGTCTTAACAGTCTTGGTACTAATGGAACAAGTATCGGAACTATTGGTAATGCTACCAGAATCGGACCTGCACAATTTACAACCTTGGCAGGTCCTAATATTCAAAATAATCCCGTGGCACTGAAAATTTTACAAGAAATCCAAGCATCAAAGAGGCAAGTGGCAAATATACTGGGGAACCAGACAGCAGCACAACTTGATCAGCAGTTGATACTGCAGCAGCGACAGTCTGCTGCCAGTCAACTCAAACAAGACTTATCTGCACTTGCAGTGGCAAGTGCATCCACCACACCCGATGCAGCATATGTCCACTTTCTTACAACCGTGACTGACAACAGGACTCAATCTGTATTTCAAAATGAGTTTAATTTCATGAAACAAAGAATTGCAGTTGCAAATACTGCAATGCAGTCTGTTATTAATGGCGGTGGAAGTCTAGACCAAGCACTTGTCACCTTTAACAAATATGCCACCGTAAACCACGTTCAAATGGTCAGCCTTAACAATGAACTAAATGTTGCATATGGTCTTGCAAACAGCAAAATTCAGTCTTGTTTTAACAATGCGGGACAACTAACGGTCGTAAATGGAGTGAATCCATGTATTGCAAATATTGCAAACAATTCTACCGGACCGACTGGAATCTCAATAGTATCGGTACAACCAACCGACCAGCAAGGAAACCCAGTATCTTTAATCAATAGAGGACAGACAGGATACGTAAAAGTTGTAATTGATTCCAACGCGAGTACACAATCTCTCATAACAGTAAACATCTTTGATTCCAATGTGAGCAGTCTTGGTACTGCATCTGCCCAGTATGCGCTAAGCCCGGGACAATCTGAAGTAATTCTGCCTTATTATGTTCCAGCCCAATCAGGAACTGGACTTGCAAGTGTTTATGCAAATGTATTTACTGACTGGCCAAACAAAGGAGGAACATCACAATCAAATGAATTATCATACTTTGTCGGTCTTTCATGAGGCGAGTCACAACAGGCTCTTGTTTCTTGCGGCGGTTGTGTTACTAGCACTGCAAGTCTCAAATTCGTTTGCTCAGGAG
Coding sequences within:
- a CDS encoding beta strand repeat-containing protein is translated as MDLKILLFVSIVAVMVFPQYAFSAEPDSNSSDTIISNSTISNSTNSTIVPKPNIVIDSTSSKVISNPSTSSQGSPISLTVKVMDTSNLPTTPTGSVTWSDGNLGGTFSPSSCTISSGNCTVSYAPPANHAGTITVTSNYGGDTTHSASTGTFALTVTTIHSVTTTITSTTSSNSKVQFTATLVDTSNPQIAPTGSVTWSDGNLGGTFSQSSCILSSGSCTVSYTPIANYGSNILITTSYESDGTFSTSTGTFTLMVHPLPSTTLTVTPSTATVNRGSQVRFTATVVDVSKLTTVQTGSVTWSDGNLGGTFSPSSCTLSSGSCTVSYTPTTTSNLVTVTGRYATNNEYSGSAGTSILTITSLADTTTKVTPSTATINQGSQIQFTAIVTGASRSQIVPTGSVTWSDGNLGGTFSPSSCTLSSGSCTVSYTAPLNYGGTITIATNYNGDVAHSGSTGTSTLALDVLHNTITTVTPNTATVAQGSKVQFTATLADVSISSIVTGNVSWSDGNAGGSFDTASCTLSSNACTVFYTPSASSTNAVTITATYAGDSAHSGSFGTAQSTIIILPHSLLLSTDQSYYAYGDVVTLSVNLPGQSLQSIAVGVSNPSGDNIISRTITTDENGTGSLQFKIPNTYQTGVYRDIVNTNVDGRNYTNSTEFNVIKSRGVSIDSVQITNQQGNPVSVLPQGQNGFVKVSLSSGEKMPALLTLNLFDANQSSLGTTSIKSILNPGTSQMTLSFFIPSNVQVGVANVFTDVYSDWPTNGGTPLTAESCLAADLQDVSTLPASYVSFVPHACTTSASKVPGAGNVLSTAMTNNQAEITLGVVIQNDSMTFMSPTQAHLLALAYQNNTGQNMIHNSIGTVNVSLNSLGTNGTSIGTIGNATRIGPAQFTTLAGPNIQNNPVALKILQEIQASKRQVANILGNQTAAQLDQQLILQQRQSAASQLKQDLSALAVASASTTPDAAYVHFLTTVTDNRTQSVFQNEFNFMKQRIAVANTAMQSVINGGGSLDQALVTFNKYATVNHVQMVSLNNELNVAYGLANSKIQSCFNNAGQLTVVNGVNPCIANIANNSTGPTGISIVSVQPTDQQGNPVSLINRGQTGYVKVVIDSNASTQSLITVNIFDSNVSSLGTASAQYALSPGQSEVILPYYVPAQSGTGLASVYANVFTDWPNKGGTSQSNELSYFVGLS
- a CDS encoding ArnT family glycosyltransferase; this translates as MSEKFKQIRAIYILAIILTLSGFTHLWNTVGFPDIFYDEGVYMERAMHVLNGLGPQDRYFYDHPYFGQIFLAALFGLVGFPNSLHPSTDPHFIASLYFVPRLVMGLLAVLDTFLVYQIADTKYGKKIALASSLLFAVMPFTWILRRILLDSILLPFLLTSILFALKTKDSKNKYMLASLSGICLGIAIFTKIPVFTMIPLIAGLVYFNTGRNIKTLVFLLIPIFLIPLIWPLQAIGTQQFDVWMRDVIGQTQRQSFGLPYISLVFFKLDPVLFVLGIAGTVFTIIRRNFFILFWFIPFVIFLLMIGYNQYFYWIPILPVFCISASILTMNVLERLSKRNQNKVLSPVVFLGLVMFGLASTILVISVNVTNSEFQTTSFILQNVHDTDTTVLASPTYAWILHYVFHRENIPNDYSFVLFNHLQTRKILLVADPHFFIDLGRGKQLQQLYNDSKTIATFDEDLSKYDMSTYPYSNIKMNVDGENIQVKMK
- a CDS encoding cupin domain-containing protein, with translation MDRTFDFHGTLVTIKSMTCETGGIYTILYAVHPPNTGPALHVHPRGSECFYIVKGGYKFILGNKLIDVTPGDLVVVPTNTPHKFTVGNDGGEVLIISSPDLENYFSQVSSLLRTGTVTCEMESQIAQKYGQVFLESTNHWK